The following is a genomic window from Aestuariirhabdus haliotis.
AGCAATGTAAAATTTACTGACATCGGGATGCTGTCATTAAGATAGCTATTCATTCAAGGGGGCAGAGTCACTAGAGTCCCAGTTAATGGCAAATAAAACAGGCTAAACCATCTTGGATTCTAAAATGGATGTGCGAGCAAACACTACAAGCTTAAGGGCTCTGACCCCTTAAGCTTCTGACCCCTTAAGCTTCGACCCCTTAAGCTTCCATGCTAAAGGGCCTTAACTTAGTGCCATTCAGGTCAGAGTCCTTTAACTCATAGAAGCAATTTCATAAACCAATCTTTTGACTCATCATTTTTTAGCCACTCAACAACATCTTCCAGAAAGTGCGGTTCAGGCGTAACATTTGTTCCTCGGTCACGATCTACAAAGTCAATTGAGAGAAACACACTACCTTCATTAGTCAATTTGAAACTTTTTCTCGTTTCAGATAGTTTCTTTATATTAGCGCACCAGCCAGATCCAGAAACCTCATACCACTCATCATTAAAGACAAAAAACAGACTATCTTCACTTTCAATTAAGGCGATAAAATTACCTTTTAAGAAAATACCGTAACCGCTTTTCTTCTCCAATGAAAAGAACTTTCTACCAATGAAATTTCTGTTCGCATCAATTTCAAAACCTATCCAAGGCCAGTGCGCATTTTTAACAATTAATGATTTCATTGTTTATCCGTTGGCACAGTATCTAAAGCAAAGGGGGCAGAGCCCTAAAGCAGAGAGTAGGTTGTCAGCTTTTAAACCATCTCCTAAGAAAACACTCCCTTCACTCAAACTAATGCGGTTTAGCCGACTCGGACTGATTGGCGGCGGCCAGTGCTTTTTTCTCTTCCGCTTCTCGATACGCGGTCGCCAGGCGCTGCAGGGCCAGCACCGCATTCTGGACTTCCTGTTTCAGCTCCGCCTCCAGGGCTTCCCGTGCCTGATCTTGCAATAGACGTTCGGTAGCCGGCAGGGCTTTTCGAGTCTGGTGGGTGGCGAACTCCCGGGAGCGATCGTACATCTGCTCGATCACCTTGTACTCGGGGGACTGCAGCAGTTCGGGGTCCAGTTTTTCCAGTAATACCTTAAGACGAATGCAGCCTTCGGTGGGGTTCAGTTCGCCGCGAGACATGGTGGTGGAGATGACCGTAATGGCTTCAAGTAATTTGGCCCGTTGCTCCTGCTGCAGTTCCAGGATGCGGCGATTATTACGGAACACCTGTCGCCATAAATAAATCGCATACACAGACAGGCCCAGGATCATCAGGGTGCCCAGCAGCACAAAAAATTGGGTGGAAGATGAGCTCACGAGTCGGTCTCCAGCAATGAACGAATAACGGGTTGTAATGATCTTATCACGTCGGCAGGCAAGACCAGATTATGAGGGCTGCCTGGATCAATCACCAGATTAATGCTGTCATCCAGCTCCAGCAATGGCCAGTACCCCGGAACTGAAAGGGGTTCACATTCGAAGGGCAGCTGAGCCGCCATTTCCTGGGCCAATTCCATACCGCTGAACAGGGCCAGAGCGCCTGTGTTCGGGGCTATCTCCAGCTGTAACAGCTCCGGGTCCTCTTTATTCTGTGACTGCGAAAGCAACTGTACTTCGGTGGTGATCAGGCATTCGAGAATGGCGTCCAGTGCGCGTTCCTCGCCCTGTTGTTTAGCCTGCAGTGCTTCGAGCAATGTCATGTCGCGTTCCTCAACAGGGCGACATAACGCCCTTGGAAACGCAATGCGGGCTCTGGCTCTGCGATGTTCACTTCAAGTTGAAGGCTGGCCTTGCCCCGGCTTTCGAGTAGGTTCAAAAAGCTTGTCCGTGAGTCCGCTTCGAGGATGCAATAGCTGTTCAACTCTGCTGTTACCGGTTTGAGGTAGTTCATCTGACTATCCGCTACCACCACCTCATTGGCACCCACCTGATCGGCCAGCAAGGTGGTAAAGCACCAGCCGGTGATGGTGACGAGTGTCGCCAGACTGCCGCCGAAAGCGGTGCCCTTGTCGTTGATATTCGGGGGCAATGGTGCGCTCAGCCTGAGTGATTCCCCATCGTAGTGCTCAAGTCGAACCTGCATGGCGGACAACAGGGGGATCTGCTCGAGAATACGTGCTTCCAACGCCTTGGCCAGCGGATAGGCCTGAGAATCACTCACCTTGGTTTTGCTCTCGGGTACTGGCATTTTGTTGGATACGACTAAGGATACCGCGCAATATATTGAGCTCGGTTTTCTCGGGGCGTGCACGGTTGAACAGACGCCGCAGTTTGGCCATGGTCTGCCCGGGATGATTGGCGATAATAAAACCGACTTTCTCCAGGGTTTGTTCCAGATGCTCGTAGAAGTAGGTTAACTCCCGGTTTTCGGGCAGCTCGGGGGCGGGTTGGGCGTCGGTGGAAAAGTCGCAGGAGGCAATATAAAGCTCGTAACTCAGCAGCTGTACGGCGGCGGCGAGGTTGAGTACGGGGTATTCCGGATTGGCCGGAATATAGACATGGTAATTGCACTGCTGGATTTCATCGTTGTGCAGGCCCATGGTCTCCCGACCAAATACCAGGGCGACCTGATTGCTGGTCGCCTCCCGGGCAACCTGTTCTCCGCATTGGCGGGCACTCAACTGGGGCAGTGAGAGGCTGCGGCTTCGGGCGCTGGTGCCGATGACTACCGAGCAATCAGCGATCGCTTCTTGCAAGGTGCCGACCACGGTGGCCCCGGCGAGAACATCCTTGGCCCCGGCCGCCATCGATTCCGACTGAGGGGAGGGGTGCTGTTCAGGGTCGACCAGGTAGAGGTGGCTCAGGCCCATGGTTTTCATCGCCCGGGCGGCGGAGCCAATATTACCCGGATGAAAGGTATTAATAAGTACTATTCGAACATTATCGAGCATGGTGACAATCAGTACGCTGACAAAAGGCCATTATAACCGTATCCGAGAGCAAGCGAGTGGCTTTTTGCAAGCCCTGGAACAATGACCCGGAGCGCTATTAGCGAATGACGCTCAGTTGCCGTTTGGCGTTATAGAGACTGATATGCCAGTTGTTGCGGGTAAAGGGGATTTTTACCGCTGTGGCATTCAGGGGCGCGTAACTACCGCTGTAGGGCGCTTCGTGTTCGGCAATAAAGTCGAGTCGTTCGCGGCTGGCGTTGTAGGTGTTGACCAGGAAGTTAATCGTACCCTGCGAAAGGGGTACCCGGTAATAACGAATCAGGTTCTGGGCCAGTCGTTCGGCGGCCTGAGCCAGATCTTTTTCGACCTCAAGGGACAGGGCCTCGCCCAGACCGGCTTTGCTTTTGGCGCTGGAACCCAGGGCAATGGTACTGATCAGGGCCGAGTTGGCACCATAAATAGCGCGCTGTACCTGGGGGGAATGCAAGGCGATATAGGGGTCCAGTGCCAGAGTAACCTCGATAGCGATCTCTTTGGCCTTGGTGACTGTCAGCCGACGTTGACCGGGATCGACCAGGGTTTGGCCATGTTTGGAACCAAACAAAATGTTGGACTCGCTCAGGTAATCGGCCATATGCAGGGCCAGTTTCAATTTTTGCTCCGGGTTCAGGTGCAAATTGTGCTCGGAGATCACCAGCGCCCGTTTGAGATTCTCTCGGGCCTGCAGGTCACTGTGGTGCGTTTTGGTCAGGTGTTGCCAGCGCTGCATCGCTTTGGTGAAGTCGGAGTGATCGCGGCCAAGGTGGATATAGGCGCGTCGGGCTTCGTTGTACAAAGCCAGGGCTTTTTCCAGTTGGTTGGTGCGTATTTGCAGGGCCATGGCCTGACGGTTATCGGACAGGGTTTGTGTTCGTAGCTGGTTTACGGTTTGTGCCAACCCCTCGATCGCTTCAACCGAGGCATTGAACAATGTCTGGGGGCTCAAGCCAGCGGCATTACTGATGTCATCGTTGGCATCGCAGTAGTTGAGGTAGGAGGCCAGTGCTCGAAGACGGCTGTAGACCCGAGCACGACTCAGGCGATAGTCGTTGCGCTCCTCCTCCAGACGATCGAATGCTTTGGCGATATCCCAGGCGCCGTTGTAATCAAATTTCAGATAGGCGATCTCGCGGCCACAGATCAACTCGAAGCAGAGCGTAAGCATCTCTTCGACATCCTTGAGGGTCATAAGCTCGGCATTGTCATGCTCGATGGCCGATAGAATTCGCTCGATAAACAGGGGGTCCCGGGCTCTGCCGAGTTTTGAGCTGGGAGCAATACCCTGCATACGCTGCAGCAAACTGTGGGCAATTTGAGGGTGGGTCTGGCGCAACTCATCGGCGGCTTCCTGCGCGGCAAAGGCGGCCTTATTGATTTCATCTTGCATGCGATGATAGAGCCCTGCACGCCGGAAGGTTTCTATCTTGCGTGCCTGTCCGGCCAGTTTCTGATTATTGCTCAGATCTTCAACCGCAGTGCTGATCCATTCAGGGCCCAAATCCAACTTGGTCAGGAGCATACCAGCCGCTTCAATTTTGCGGGTTTCTTCGCTCAGGTTTTCGAGCTGCAGATCTTGTACGCGATGAATAATGTCGGGCAGCTCATCGATGGTTTTGGTCAGTTTGCGTTTCTGGTCGGCCTCTTTATTGCCAGCAGTAACGTTGTAAATCAGTTTAAAACAGATACCCAAAAGGCCGGCAATAACCGAGTAGGCAAAAAAGTAGAGTGTTCGGTCAAAAGAGATCATCTCTCCGTAACCGATGTAGTAACCACCCACAGCCGCCAGGTAAGTAGCAGGCCCGGCTGTCCAGGCCAGACTGGCCAGGGTAATGCCCCAGGGTTCTTTGTTCGGCGCCGAGACCACACGGTTCAGCCAGTGGTTTCCTTTCTCTTCGAGAAGCACTGGCTTGGGGGCTGAACTTTTGCGCAGTCGGCGGAACAGGGCCATCTTTTTAGCACACTATCTTTGTGTTTCCGCTTACAAGAGTGCAAGCGCTGGAATCATTATTGTAGAGCCGTCTCTTTCACCGAATATAGTGCGTATTTATACGCATTCTGCCAATATTGAGCCGTTTATTTGAGCAAGGTGATTTCGCCGCTCTCCTTGACGTTAACGCTGGGTATCCACCATTGGCTAAGGTCCAGGCGACCATTAAAACTATAGCTGAGCATGTCGCGAGGGTTGGTCAGCAATTCATGCAGCAATCGTGCGCCATTAAATACATCGGTGGAGGCGGTTACGCTGAAGTCACTTTCTCCGTAGGCGGGCACGTCCTGGAGATTGCCACTGGCACCGCTGACCAGCTCATAGTCTTCGATGCTCACGCTATAAAAAATACCCTTTAGAGGCAACGGCGTATCGTTTGGGTTGATGATTCGCAAACCGATTTTGAAACGCTGGCTAAGGCCATCGGCCGGTAACAGTTTGATGCTGGTGACATGCAGTCGGGGTTTCTCATAATCCGGTGTTACCGAGGCGCAACCGGTTATTATTGAAGCGATGAACACCCAGCACAGTAGCTGGACAAGAGTTCTGGAGGTTTTTTTCAAGCTTGGCATGCCGATACTCTCTTTTTATTCAGTGAGCGAGATGTTCTTCGCTAAACGTGCTGTTATTCGGTGAGTGTTTTGTGATCCCGTAAACTTTCTGTTGTTAGCTAAGCTTGCAGTGATTGGGCGTACCTGGTTATCGAACGAACCTTGTTCCTATTGAATGATCATTGGCCTTGTCGAATAGCCATCGATGCGAGTGGATGGCCAGACAACGAGCCTGGCCATCAAAATATAGTCGTTAGAAATGCTCCGGGATAAAGGTTTGTTCCTCTATCGGAGTTCGAATATAGCCTTCCTTGTTGATGGGAGGCAGGTCGATCGTCGGGTATTCAAGTGCCTGGTAGGGGACCATGCTGAGAAAATGGGCGATGCAATTGAGTCGAGCTTTCTTTTTATTGTCACCGTTGACCACGTACCAGGGGCTGTGTTTGGTATCGGTATAAGAGAACATCGTATCCTTGGCCTGGGAGTATTCAGCCCAGCGGCTACGGGACTCGAGATCCATGGGACTGAATTTCCAGCGTTTCAATGGCGTGGTAACGCGCTCTTTGAAGCGCTTTTCCTGAACCTCATCGGAAACGGAAAACCAGTACTTGATCAGCAGGATGCCAGAGCGAATCAGCATGCGTTCAAACTCCGGGCAGGAACGCATAAATTCTTCGTATTCGTCGTCGGAACAAAAGCCCATGACTCGTTCGACGCCGGCCCGGTTATACCAGCTGCGGTCGAACAGTACGATCTCACCGGCGGAAGGCAATTCAGATACATAACGCTGGAAGTACCATTGGCTTTTTTCTTTTTCGGTTGGCACGCCCAGGGCGACAACGCGGCAAACCCGAGGGTTGAGTTTTTCCATAATGCGCTTGATCACGCCACCCTTGCCGGCGGCATCGCGGCCTTCAAACAGCACGACGACTTTGAGGCCTGAGGTTTTGACCCATTCCTGCATTTTGACCAGCTCGGTCTGTAAGCGAGACAGCTCGTTTTCGTAATCTGATTTGCTCAGCTTGGACACTGCATTATCCATCGGGCTCTCCTAAGTCTGTTCCGTTCTTGCCTGATCGTCTTCTATCAGGGTAGTGCCGGTGTGCTACCGAGTCGACTATTTTGCACGTCATTGCTCAAATCAAGAGGTTCCAGTTGCCGGGACAGTCGCTCCAGGGTGTCGGTAGGTTCGCTTTGGGCGGCAACACCGACGTGCAACGTAAGGTTGAAACGATCCTGATACTGTTCGTGAAGCTTTTCACGAAGCTCTTTATAGATGACGCGGCACATGGTCTGGGCGCTTTTCTGATCATGCCCGGGGAGCAGTAGCAGTAATTCATGACTACCGTATCGGCCGAGTATGTCAGAAGGTTGCATCAACGTACGACAACAGTCTACTAGGGTGTTAAGCAATAATAATTGTCCCTTGTCATCCAGGGGACGTTGTTCAACGAGGCACTCTTCAAGACTCCAGAGCGCAATGCACAGGGGTTCCTCATGTTTGTTCCATTGTCGCATGGCGCGTTGCGCATGTTTCAGTAGTGCGGTCCGGGTGAGGGCGCCACTGTCATCGGTTTCGCTGCCTTCGATGGTGACCCGGTAGCGACGATAATTCAGCACCTGCTCTTTGACTGTTTCACAAAAGCGATTGGCTTGTCGCAATTGATGATGGGAGAACTCCTGTTCGCTGCTGGGACAAATAAGAATTACGGACCATTCACGACGCCAGCTATACAGAGGAATGACCGCCAGAGCCGGTGCATCCTGTAGCGCAGAGGAGGGTTCTAGCGCATTGTCGCGTTGTTGCAGCATCATGGCTTCTCCCTGGCTGGCAACGCCTTCCAGTAACTTGATGCGTCCTGTGATCTCCCGACTGAAAAACTCCTCCAGCTGGTGATCTCGACTGTAGACGCGAATGCTGCCGGTGTTGCTATGGAGCAGGGCGCATCTTGGGGTTTCCATAACGTCGGCGAGGGTGCTGACCAGCTCGCTATAGACCTGTTGTTCCGAACTGCGCGAGTGGATGGAGGCCAGGTATCGGGTGACGGTGTCGGATTTGTGTCGACGTTTTTTCTCATCGGAAATCCGGGTGTCCACTTCCCGTGACATCTGCTCGGCTTTGTCTCGTTCCCGTCGAATGATATTGATGCGATCGGCCAGGCCGGCAGATAGTATGATGGCCTCGAGAGCAGCGGCGACATGGATGCCGTAGAGAGTGACCGGGCTCTGGTCGACCAAACCCAGTGCGCTTAACGTGGCAATAAAGGTCGCGGTCAGTAAGAAGGCCCAACCGGCCAGAAACCAGCGCGCTTGCCGATTTCCTTTACGCATGGCAATTATCGAGGCAACCACCATCAGGGGTGCCAGAACAAAATTCGCCCAGTTATGGAAGCTGGCGGTAATGGCATCAAAGGCGCGAATATTGAACAGGCAAAGAGTAGCTATGCAGCCCAATAAGCCGATCATCAGCCAAATAGCCCGATTCAGGTTTGGCGTGTAATAGGCAAGATTGACAAAGCTCTGGTTGAATCGTGCTGCGGTTGCCGCGGCCAGGCAGGCCATAAAGATCAACTGTTGTACGCCCCATTCTGGCCAGGAAAGCCAGGGTATCTGGTAGATGGTGGCTTCCCGGGTCATCAGAAACAGGCACAAAGAGACCATATAAATGGCGTAGTAGAGGTAATTCTTGTCCTTTAAAAAGGTGAACAGAGACAGATTGTAGAGCGCCAGAGCCAGCATGGTTGTGAAAATCACCGTCAGGAAAACGGTCATGTTGGTGTCTTGTTCGGCGAGAGCGTCGGGGTGCCATACTTTGAGGGCAACGCGAATGGTCAGGCTGTCTTCAACATACACATAGAACGGACGAGAATCGTTACTGTGAAGGGTGATGGGAATCTGGTAGTGCCAGTTTTTTGGGGCCTGTTTGTTACTGAAGTGGTCATACCCAATCGAATGCACCTGATAGCCCTCGTTGCTGGGCACATAAACACTGAGGTGATCATAAAAGGGGCGGCGAAACGCCAGGACCTGCTCTTGTGTTTCTTGCTCGGGTTGCAGAACGAAGCGCAGCCAGATGCCATCTCGAGTACGATCAAGCGTGAGTGGTGACTGTTGTTGCTGGGTAAATAGCCCACGATGAAAGGCGCGTTCAACCTGTTCGAGGCTGAGCGTGCCTCGGTTGGTTCGCCAGTATTGTAATTTGGGGGCAATATCAATAACCCGGCGATCATCGACCTGGATGGTCGACGGCTCAGCCGCTTGCAAGGGAGAAATAACAGCCAGTAGAAACAGCGTCACCAGCACATGACTGTAATGCAAACCAAGCCGAAACAGTGATGTTGACATAGAACCAATCCGTTAGGTAATGCGAAAAACTCTATCATGGACGAACGCGCAGACACCAGCTTACTACCGTTACAAAAGGTAGTGAGCGGCTCTGCTTTTTTGTTGGGTGATATGTACTGCAATCAACCAGGCAGCGGCAATCGAAAAGGACGGTTGGGGTGGCGTTAAGTTACTGCTTGGCGGTGTTCCCAAACTGTTCTATGGCATAGGCAACCCGGTCGTCTGTACTCATATCCGGGTGACGCAATGCTTCGATGGCTTGTAAACGAGGCAACAAGCCCGTGCCGTTGGCGATTTGAACGGCGAGGCCGGGGCGCGCATTGAGTTCCAGAATCATCGGCCCCTGATTTACATCCAGCACAATATCGGCTCCCAGGTAACCCAGCTGGGTCATCTCGTAACCGGAGGCCGCCAAGGGCAAAATACGATCCCAGTGGGGCACGGCCAGGTCGGCAAAATGGGCCCCGGTATCCGGGTGATGAGAAACCGGACGATCGTATTGCACGGCGTGCAATGCCTTGCCGGTGGCCAGATCAATACCGACACCTACGGCGCCCTGGTGCAGGTTGGCCTTACCATCGGAGGCCTTGGTGGAGACTCGCATCATAGCCATCACCGGAAATCCCTTGAACACAATCACACGGATATCGGGTACGCCTTCGTAACTAAAGTCATCGAAGACACTGTCGAAATGTACAAGGGATTCGACCATGGCCACATCGGGCTTGCCCCCAAGGCTGTACAGGCCGCTGAGAATATTGGAGCTGTGACGCATGACGTCCGCTTCGGAAACCCGCTCCCCGCTGGGTTTGAGGTAATAGTCGCCGTCGCGACCCGTAATCACCAGAATGCCCTTACCCTGGCTGCCCTGAGCCGGCTTGACGACAAATTCACTGTAGAGTTCGAGAATATGAGAGAGGGTATTGACCTGATATTGATGTTCCACCACGCCCAGCAGTTTGGGCGTCGAGGCCTCGGCCTTTTCGGCCACCTGTTTGGTTTTAAGCTTGTTGTCGACCAGGGGATAGTAACGCCGGTCGTTGTAGCGGGAGATGTAGGAAACATTGCGCCGGTTCATGCCCAGCATGCCATGGGCATGCAGTTTTGCGGGGGTGGTAAAGAACATTCAGTGCTCCTTAACCATGGCCTGGAAACGACGCAATTCGGTCAGGCGGTAGCCGGTATACTGACCGATCAGCATGATAATGCCAAGCAACACCAGTAACAGCTCCGGGAAGTTGAAGGTCAGGTGCTCGACCAGGGTATTGGTCATAGCCAGATAGGCCATGACGGCCACCAACAAGCTGCCACCGCCTTGAATCAGCACTTCCTTGGGACCATCTTCTTCCCACAGGATCGACATACGCTCGATGGTCCAGGCCAGGATGATCATCGGGAAGAAGGTTACGGTCAGGGCCTGGCTGAGTCCCAGTTTATTACTCAGAACGCTCATGATGGCCATGATGATAATGACCACAATCACCACCGAGGATATTCGCGCTACCAGGAGCAGATTGAGGTGGCTGAGGTAGGAGCGGATCCAGAGTCCGACGGAGACAATAGTGAGGAAGATCGCCAGGCCGACAAACAGAGTGGTCTGGATCAGAGCCAGGGCAATCAGGATCGGCATAAAGGTACCGGAGGTTTTGATACCTACCAGAATTCTCAGCAGCACGACTACCAGGGCGCCGATGGGAATCAACAGAATGTGTTTGAAGGTGTTCTGGATTTCTGTCGGTAAGCTATAGATCGAGAAATCGACCAGGGCGGCTTTGGTATCTTCACCCAGAGCAACGGCGAGGGCCTTGGCTGGGCGGCTATTTTCGATAATTGAAAAGGTCACTCGGGAATTGCTGCCCCCTTCGACATCCAGCAGCGACACGCCTCCGCGTTGCCATAACAGGAAGTTATCCGGGGTGCCGGTATCCCCGGTCTCCGGATCAAGCAGAATCCAGTGGGGGTCGGCGTAGAGTTCAATCAATTCGGTCAGGGTCTGGCGCTTGCGGCCGTCTTCCAGGTGCAGCCCTCGAGCGATGCGGGCGGGAATCTTGGCACGGTTAAGCACCACCATCATGATCGCGACCTTCTGCCCCATGGATGAGTTGTTCTCGGTATTCAGCAACAGGCTCATATCCATATTGCTCTGGGGATTGTTCAACAGTCGCACCAGCTCATTGGCAAAACTCTTGGCATCGGCCGAGCGTTCTGTGATGTGGGTAACCAGGCTATCCGCGGCGATCCGGGTGGATTCGTCCAGGTGAGAAAAGTCGATGACTTCCGGCGGTGTGCTGGCCTCCAGAGGCGTGCGAACCGGCGCATGGAACAGCTGCAGGCGATAAAACAGGGTTTGGGGGCCGGTGGCATTGCGTCGGGCCCATTCTGCCCGGCGCTGTACGCCTTCGCTGTCCCAGCCAAAACCGTAGCCTGGAGAGGCAAAATCCTGGCTGATGACGATGTCGTTAGGGTCGCTATCGGGTAACGCTAGGGACACCTTGACCGGTTTGTCTTCGGCATTGAATACCACCTTGGCTTCCACGGTCCAGACGGAGCGTTGCTCCCCCGGTAGCAGCGGAAAGCCCAGCTCGATTTTTTTATAAGCGGTCAGCCCCAACCCCAGACTGATGCAGATGAAGGCTAGCAAATAGACTTGTACACGTGCGGACATAGGTTATTTTCCTGCGGGGACGGGTTTGCCGGCGGCCAGCTTTTTACTGACATCAACCACGAAAATATCGGTCAGCAGATTGCGGCCGACCAGGACCTTGTAATCGAAAGCTTCCCGATCGGCCAGAGTGACTTCGATCCGTTCACTGACTTTGCCGATGGTCATGGTCACCATCACTGCAAAGCGTTTAACGTCCTCGGCGCCGTGTCGCTTGATGGAGGCGATACGGGTAATACGGCGTTCCAGGGTTTGCGACCCCTGGCCATTTTCGCCCAGGACCTTGAACTTCACCCACTTTTTGCCGTCACGCTCAAATTCAACCGTGTCCCAGGCATGAATGGACGTCGTGGTGGCACCCGTGTCGATGCGGGCTTTGGTGGTGAAATTGCCCGGACTGACATGGGCCAGTTCCACTTCGCCGATGATCGTTTTGTCGCCAGGCAGCTTTTGGGTTTTGCTGGGCGCTTTAGGTGCGGGAGCCACTGCGCAGGGTTTGCATTGAAGGGCCTGGGATGATGGCGAGGCTGTTTCAATACTGATCTGCTTGTCGGCTGTGGGCGCTGGGCTGGCGGTTGGTGGCGGTGACGATTGCGTCGAAACGGGTTGAGAGGTGGTCGGAGTGGCCGGCGGTGTACTCTGGTCTTTTGGTTGCGGGGCGGTTTGACAACCGACGATCAGGAATAAAATGGTGGCCAGGAGCGTAACCCGAGACAGGCGCATAATCGAATCCTTGTGCAAATTGTATCGTGTTGAGAGTATTCTGTATCAGTACAGGGTAGCAAAGATCCCTGTTTATAGGACAGCGGCAATTGTATGCAACCATCTATCCGGAATGGCCCGGTGGCGGGTGCAACAGGCACATACCATTAAATCCGACACAGACTCGCATAAGGTTATGTGACACAGGGTCTCTCAGTGCATAACTCCGGAACACATATGAAAGCGTCATCACCATCGATAGGCAGCGGCTGGTCGCTGTTACCCCTGCTTTGTTTTTTATTGATTTTCTTTGGCGCGGGTCTGTATTACCACAGCATTGGCACCGAGTTTGCGTTTTACCAGGTTAAAGCGCCGGTTGCGATTGTTCCGGCCATCGTTCTGGCCCTGATTCTGGGCAAGCAGTCCTTATCGGTGCAGCTCGATACTTTTCTTCGTGGCATCGGGGATAGCAACATCATTATGATGTGTCTGGTGTTTCTATTGGCCGGTGCCTTTACCGCCGTATCCAAGGCGATTGGCGGTGTCGATGCCACGGTGAACCTGGGCTTGCAATGGATACCGGCGCAGTGGGTCTTGCCGGGTTTGTTTGTGATCGCGGCTTTTATTGCCACCGCAATGGGTACCTCGATGGGCACCATTGCTGCGGTGGCGCCTATTGCCGTGGGTGTGGCTGATGGCACTGGATTGTCGTTGTCCTTGGCGGTTGGTGCGGTCATTGGCGGTGCCATGTTTGGTGATAACCTCTCCATTATCTCCGATACCACCATTGCGGCGACTCGCACCCAGGGCTGTGAAATGCGGGACAAATTTCGCCTCAACTTTATGATTGCGGCCCCGGCAGCTCTGGTCACCATCCTGCTATTGTTGTTGCTCGGCGATGCCGCCACCGTGGGCGAGATACCAGAGGTGGAATGGTGGCTGGTTTTACCCTACATGGCCGTATTGTTGATGGCGTTGTCCGGTTTTAATGTGCTGCTGGTGTTGTTTTGCGGAATTCTGTTTTCGGGAATTTTGGGGCTTGCGCAGGGAACCTTCGCCGTCGCTGGATTTGCCAATGCCGTTTATAGCGGTTACGAGTCGATGCTGGAAATAATGTTGTTATCGATGTTTATCGGTGGCCTCGGCGCCTTGATGAAAGAGCAGGGTGGACTGAGCTTTCTCACTCACTGGATTTTGCGCATTAGTCAGCGGGGCGGTTTGATGGCGACAAAACGAGCGGGTGAGTCGGCCATCAGTGCTCTGGTGGCGTTCAGTAACCTGTTTGTGGCCAACAATACGGTTGCCATTGTGTTGAGTGGTGGCGTCGCCAGGCAGATTGCAGAGCAGCATGAGGTGGACCCAAAGCGCAGCGCGAGTTTACTCGATATTTTTTCCTGCGTGGTTCAGGGGTTGTTACCCTATGGTGCGCAAATTTTGTTGGCCGCATCCTTGTCCGGACTTTCACCTCTGAGTCTGGCGGGCAGTATCTGGTACTGCTGGCTATTGGCAGTCGCCGCTTTGATTGCGGTGTTCATGGGGTTGCCCAAATCCACCACAGCCAGTACCGAAGGTGTTTAGCTTCCTGTGTTAACAGGGTGTTTAGGGATGCGGGTAGTCGATAGTCGCAGGCAGTTGATAGTTATTAACTGTTACTAGTTATAAATTGTTGATGGATTTGAGTGAATAGATTGTGAAATGTTCTCGCCTT
Proteins encoded in this region:
- a CDS encoding alpha-L-glutamate ligase-like protein, with product MFFTTPAKLHAHGMLGMNRRNVSYISRYNDRRYYPLVDNKLKTKQVAEKAEASTPKLLGVVEHQYQVNTLSHILELYSEFVVKPAQGSQGKGILVITGRDGDYYLKPSGERVSEADVMRHSSNILSGLYSLGGKPDVAMVESLVHFDSVFDDFSYEGVPDIRVIVFKGFPVMAMMRVSTKASDGKANLHQGAVGVGIDLATGKALHAVQYDRPVSHHPDTGAHFADLAVPHWDRILPLAASGYEMTQLGYLGADIVLDVNQGPMILELNARPGLAVQIANGTGLLPRLQAIEALRHPDMSTDDRVAYAIEQFGNTAKQ
- a CDS encoding inactive transglutaminase family protein, with amino-acid sequence MSARVQVYLLAFICISLGLGLTAYKKIELGFPLLPGEQRSVWTVEAKVVFNAEDKPVKVSLALPDSDPNDIVISQDFASPGYGFGWDSEGVQRRAEWARRNATGPQTLFYRLQLFHAPVRTPLEASTPPEVIDFSHLDESTRIAADSLVTHITERSADAKSFANELVRLLNNPQSNMDMSLLLNTENNSSMGQKVAIMMVVLNRAKIPARIARGLHLEDGRKRQTLTELIELYADPHWILLDPETGDTGTPDNFLLWQRGGVSLLDVEGGSNSRVTFSIIENSRPAKALAVALGEDTKAALVDFSIYSLPTEIQNTFKHILLIPIGALVVVLLRILVGIKTSGTFMPILIALALIQTTLFVGLAIFLTIVSVGLWIRSYLSHLNLLLVARISSVVIVVIIIMAIMSVLSNKLGLSQALTVTFFPMIILAWTIERMSILWEEDGPKEVLIQGGGSLLVAVMAYLAMTNTLVEHLTFNFPELLLVLLGIIMLIGQYTGYRLTELRRFQAMVKEH
- a CDS encoding ATP-dependent zinc protease family protein, coding for MRLSRVTLLATILFLIVGCQTAPQPKDQSTPPATPTTSQPVSTQSSPPPTASPAPTADKQISIETASPSSQALQCKPCAVAPAPKAPSKTQKLPGDKTIIGEVELAHVSPGNFTTKARIDTGATTTSIHAWDTVEFERDGKKWVKFKVLGENGQGSQTLERRITRIASIKRHGAEDVKRFAVMVTMTIGKVSERIEVTLADREAFDYKVLVGRNLLTDIFVVDVSKKLAAGKPVPAGK
- a CDS encoding 7TM diverse intracellular signaling domain-containing protein, producing MSTSLFRLGLHYSHVLVTLFLLAVISPLQAAEPSTIQVDDRRVIDIAPKLQYWRTNRGTLSLEQVERAFHRGLFTQQQQSPLTLDRTRDGIWLRFVLQPEQETQEQVLAFRRPFYDHLSVYVPSNEGYQVHSIGYDHFSNKQAPKNWHYQIPITLHSNDSRPFYVYVEDSLTIRVALKVWHPDALAEQDTNMTVFLTVIFTTMLALALYNLSLFTFLKDKNYLYYAIYMVSLCLFLMTREATIYQIPWLSWPEWGVQQLIFMACLAAATAARFNQSFVNLAYYTPNLNRAIWLMIGLLGCIATLCLFNIRAFDAITASFHNWANFVLAPLMVVASIIAMRKGNRQARWFLAGWAFLLTATFIATLSALGLVDQSPVTLYGIHVAAALEAIILSAGLADRINIIRRERDKAEQMSREVDTRISDEKKRRHKSDTVTRYLASIHSRSSEQQVYSELVSTLADVMETPRCALLHSNTGSIRVYSRDHQLEEFFSREITGRIKLLEGVASQGEAMMLQQRDNALEPSSALQDAPALAVIPLYSWRREWSVILICPSSEQEFSHHQLRQANRFCETVKEQVLNYRRYRVTIEGSETDDSGALTRTALLKHAQRAMRQWNKHEEPLCIALWSLEECLVEQRPLDDKGQLLLLNTLVDCCRTLMQPSDILGRYGSHELLLLLPGHDQKSAQTMCRVIYKELREKLHEQYQDRFNLTLHVGVAAQSEPTDTLERLSRQLEPLDLSNDVQNSRLGSTPALP